A window from Cryobacterium sp. SO1 encodes these proteins:
- a CDS encoding A24 family peptidase, with the protein MIGLLALPAALGVLIGSFLNVVVYRVPAGLSVMSPPSACPACGRRIKAFDNIPVLSWLVLQGKCRTCKAPISTRYPLVEAGTGLMFAAVAFWWASSSLLIGSLQVGLDSLILTGMLATDAGGPTTAEFVAAVCILFAYLYLAAVSIALALIDLDVHRLPNAIVLPSYIVAVALLGAASILNGDLESFLRGLIGLATLWLAYAVMAVAYPGGMGFGDVKLAGVLGLYLGYQGWGELVFGAFAAFLLGGLFAVLLLVTKRATRKSGIPFGPWMLVGAWFGIFFGDSVWSGYLSLFNL; encoded by the coding sequence GTGATCGGGCTCCTGGCCCTTCCCGCGGCCCTGGGAGTGCTGATCGGTTCGTTTCTGAATGTCGTGGTGTACCGGGTGCCCGCCGGCCTGTCCGTCATGTCACCGCCGAGCGCTTGCCCGGCCTGCGGCCGCCGGATCAAGGCGTTCGATAACATCCCGGTGCTTTCATGGTTGGTCTTGCAAGGCAAGTGCCGAACCTGTAAGGCGCCGATTTCCACCCGGTATCCGCTCGTTGAAGCCGGCACCGGCCTGATGTTCGCCGCCGTCGCTTTTTGGTGGGCCTCAAGTAGCTTGCTCATCGGGTCGCTCCAGGTTGGACTTGACAGCCTGATCCTGACCGGAATGCTCGCAACAGACGCCGGCGGCCCCACAACAGCTGAGTTCGTCGCCGCGGTGTGCATCCTTTTCGCCTACCTCTACCTGGCGGCGGTGAGCATTGCCCTCGCGCTCATCGACCTGGACGTACATCGACTGCCCAACGCTATTGTGCTGCCGAGCTACATCGTGGCCGTGGCGCTTCTGGGCGCTGCCAGCATCCTCAACGGCGACCTTGAGTCGTTCCTGCGGGGTCTCATTGGTCTGGCAACCCTCTGGCTGGCATATGCGGTGATGGCTGTGGCGTACCCGGGCGGAATGGGATTCGGCGACGTCAAACTAGCCGGCGTGTTGGGGCTCTATCTCGGCTACCAAGGATGGGGTGAACTCGTTTTCGGCGCGTTTGCCGCCTTTCTGCTCGGGGGGCTTTTCGCCGTGCTGCTGCTTGTTACCAAGCGAGCCACCCGAAAGAGCGGGATTCCGTTCGGACCCTGGATGCTGGTTGGCGCCTGGTTCGGCATATTTTTTGGCG
- a CDS encoding type II secretion system protein, which produces MELPVTASSTAPVAPPQPEASEDGMTLLELVVAMGIFMIFIALILTTTVTLAQSATRAQMTAEASNSTLVVFGNFDRQARYADSVNYPGSGPSGARYVEFRTAGIAAAGTATCTQWRFVPSLSRLESRSWKDVSGVVLPGFTTKLTNVIDDGGATYPFTLTPANLTGAEMQQLTVTVHSGNAGLQAEAAMSTTFTARNSSPDSPSNKDADGNKVSDTPICNATGYRP; this is translated from the coding sequence ATGGAACTCCCCGTGACCGCGTCGAGCACTGCCCCCGTCGCCCCGCCGCAGCCGGAGGCCTCCGAGGACGGCATGACCCTGCTCGAACTCGTCGTGGCGATGGGCATCTTCATGATCTTCATCGCCCTGATCCTCACCACTACAGTGACCCTGGCCCAGAGCGCCACGCGCGCCCAGATGACGGCGGAGGCATCTAACTCGACGTTGGTCGTCTTCGGCAACTTCGACCGGCAAGCACGATACGCCGATTCAGTGAACTACCCCGGGTCGGGTCCCTCCGGGGCTCGCTACGTGGAGTTCCGCACCGCCGGAATTGCCGCCGCTGGCACCGCGACATGCACCCAGTGGCGTTTTGTGCCCAGCTTGAGCCGTCTGGAGTCTCGGTCGTGGAAAGACGTGTCCGGCGTTGTGCTGCCGGGATTCACTACCAAGCTGACCAACGTCATCGATGACGGCGGCGCTACCTACCCGTTCACTCTCACCCCCGCTAACCTCACGGGCGCAGAGATGCAGCAACTCACCGTCACCGTCCACTCCGGGAATGCAGGGCTCCAGGCGGAAGCCGCGATGAGCACAACGTTCACCGCACGAAATAGCTCGCCTGACTCGCCCAGCAACAAGGACGCTGATGGCAACAAGGTAAGCGACACTCCGATTTGCAACGCGACGGGATACCGACCGTGA